Below is a genomic region from Lineus longissimus chromosome 16, tnLinLong1.2, whole genome shotgun sequence.
gtgactgcctcatctctctcaccatgtagacaacttggcagagcagccaagactgatgtggcctggctgtgactgcctcatctctctcaccatgttgacaacttggcagagcagccaagactgatgtggcctggctgtgactgcctcatctctctcaccatgttgacaacttggcagagcagccaggactgatttggcctggctgtgactgcctcatctctctcaccatgttgacaacttggcagagcagccaagactgatgtggcctggctgtgactgcctcatctctctcaccatgttgacaacttggcagagcagcaaagactgattcggcctggctgtgactgcctcatctctctcaccatgttgacaacttggcagagcagccaagactgatgtggcctggctgtgactgcctcatctctctcaccatgttgacaacttggcagagcagccaagactgatgtggcctggctgtgactgcctcatctctctcaccatgttgacaacttggcagagcagccaagactgattcggcctggctgtgacttcctcatctctctcaccatgttgacaacttggtagagcagccaagactgatttggcctgtctgtgactgtctcatctctctcatcatgttgtcaccacggtggagcagccaggactgtcaaacagttgtgtgagctcactagagcttgcataATAGCATAAAACGATATATATataaccgtcatcggatgcgcatccgatatgccacgagatccttcaccgtcaattcctttaccgtcattggattaATGCCACcagtcaattcctttaccgtcattggatagatgccaccagattttgaGACTTTGTAAAGGTTAATTttggggatacgaccaatgcatgcaagcaccgTGCTaaatctgaattcaccatggtgaattcaataTTTAGCATGGTGAAATCAGAATTATAACAGCTGCtatcatcagcttggttgtgacaggttCTCGGAGGAGTGAAGTCGGCtcgtaactactattcagatatggaacattgtagcagctactgtcgtCAGATtcgttgtgacatggtctctacagggagacGAGTGAATCATTTTGGTGACCAGTATTCAGGCCATGGACATCGTGATAGCAACTGCAatcaaactggttgtgacatggtctctacaaGGAGACGAGTGAATTGTTTTGGTGACCAGTATTCAGGCCATGGACATCGTGATAGCAACtgcagactggttgtgacatggtctctacagggagacGAGTGAATCATTTTGGTGACCAGTATTAAGTCCATGGACATCGTGGTAGCAACTGCAatcagactggttgtgacatggtctctacaaGGAGACGAGTGAATTGTTTTGGTGACCAGTATTCAGGCCATGGACATCGTGGTAGCAACTGCAatcagactggttgtgacatggtctctacagggagacGAGTGAATCATTTTGGTGACCAGTATTCAGGCAATGGACATCGTGATAGCAACTGCAatcaaactggttgtgacatggtctctgcAAGGAGACGAGTGAATCGTTTTGGGGACCAGTATTCAGGCCATGGACATCGTGATAGCAACTGCAatcagactggttgtgacatggtctctacaaGGAGGAGAGTGAATCGTTTTGGGGACCAGTATTCAGGCCACGGACATTGTGACAGACACtgccatcagattggttgtgatggGGGTCTCCACAGGAATCATTGGGAAGGTGGAATATCCATCACTGTGAAGGTCATCATGAGAGTGTTGATGAACAAAATCACCCAAAAACAGGAATAATGGAACAcaaatttgtgacccgtcacagcaaaaccaggcgcttgtcgcacagaagatgagcctaaatgacacctgCAGATAATGGAAGTAATTGATGTgcacatatttcacaaaaggcaaacaatagagaaatgaacagacagtccgtctcaacctgtcaagctcagagcgacatgcgcctggttttgctgtgatgggtcacatttatGCAAGTAAATCGATCAATATGGCAAAATTCCACTATTTACAACTAATTCATGTACAAATTTTGATTTGACAGTTCTCTTtaaacaaagaaatgaaaataactgaaGAATGCACGAGTCAATGTGCACAGACTTGAATAGAGCTTTGTCAAGCTTGATAATATCACCAGTGCCAGAGGCAGTATTAAAGTATTACAGAGGTGCAAACACCGAGGACTCTCTCTCCACACATCACATTATCCATTGATGTGGGACTTGGTGAACTCAGTCAATGACTTGAAAGCCTTGGAAACGCACACAGGGTACCATTCGTCTTCAGTGCCTGATGAGTCTAACTACTGTAGTTTGAAGTGGCTCCTCAAGGGAGGAGAACAACTTGCTGTTACATCACAACTTGTACTCCTATGTTTATGAATGATGAAGTCCTCCCAGTAATGTCTTTAATCATGGCACCATGGTGATCACCAAGAATCTCTTGATCTTGATGGCCGATTCAGCGATCCTGGGGGTAGTATCGATGGCTCCAGCAGCGCTGATTGAGGCCGCCCGTACGTTGTTACGGCTCGCCTGCAAAGAATACAACAACATCAATGTTTTCCAGTCACCAGTTAACAGTAGTCCAATATATCTTTAGAGGTTGGCAACTTTAACCATTCTGATTGATTAGTATGTAACAGGGATAAAAATATCATAGAGATCGACCTGATCAAGACAAAATATTTGATCATCACACACTAGATGAAGAAAAGGGCATGAGAACATCCATGAACTTAATACCAATCTCACGATCTCTGGTACAAGCCTTCACGATCTCTGGTACAAGCCTTCACGATCTCTGGTACAAGCCTTCACGATCTCTGGCACAAGCCTTCACGATCTCTGGCACAAGCCTTCACGATCTCTGGTACAAGCCTTCACGATCTCTGGTACAAGCCTTCACGATCTCTGGTACAAGCCTTCAAAGGAAAATCGGTTCACTTTTTCTGACTGAGGAAGAAAACACAGGATGTGTTTTCAACCCGTTTGGTAAAAATACAACAGCACACAGAAAGAAACATAAGACCACATACATGTGAACTGGAAATACAATTCACTCGTGTCTCAGAGTAATGCACATTTCCAAGAATGGGCACTAAAACCTAGGAGTTTGGTGAAAAAAAGAAGCATACTGTCAATAAGACAAAACTGTGCTCCAATAAAAAGACAAGAGCAACTTAAATGAATACAATGACACACCGAGGACACACAGGATTACATACCACTGCTGTTCAGCTGGATGGGGGCATGCAGGATCACGAGAAAACAATTATTATCTTGGCACAGAGTTCTCAAATTCTAATTCAAGACAACAAGAGTAGTTCTGAGGAGCCGATATTAAAGTTTCCTCTCTTACACTGTTAAGCATGCAAACATGTTACAACTTGCGTATTTCTGGGGGCATCAGAAAGTACCATAGATGCTACTTTTGTTGATGTTCCTTTTCTGTGCAATAAAGCAGCATTTCAGTAATGCCCATTACTGATAAAGAAGGGAAGCAACAACATCAAGAGCTATGTTCTATATCACTGCAGAGAATCAGTTAGAagtgaacaaaggattctaaaGACACGTAAGAGCTTTCCCCAAAGCTTATAGACAAACAGAACCCCTCTTCAACAAATAACTGATTCTGCCACTCAACAACATTTAACTCCACCACCTTGGTTTTTCAGTGGCCAGAAAGCTTCCTGGAAATACAAACTGATTAGTTCAAACATCACGtcttctctgaaagtgacacaaGAGATTAGTTAGTTAGTCTCCAACTTCTCCTTGTTACCAGGAAGAATAGACGACCACCAACCATGCTGTTAAAGCAGACATTTTGGGCCAATGATAGAATGTGCTATTAAGAAGGGCAATGAACTAACTAGTTAACAGTAGGCATGGTAGGGCTGGAACATTTGATTCATAGACAAGGGAGATGCCTTCACCACAAGATTACAATGACCAGCCTGCTGACCAAGTTACAATAGTTTACCTGGTAATCAATGCTGGCTTGCCAGGCATCATAGTTCCAAGACAGCTCTTGGTTTACAATTGTTATTTTGTTTCTTGAGAGATCATTCAGTACAAACCTTTGTATGAGAACTCAAGAGCGCTTGATATTGTCCTCATGTCCGTTTCTATACTTCTTGCCCAGTTTTCTACATCACCAATTTCCTGAAAAGTAGTTCCAATACAAAACTGAAGGGCAGCTTATTATAGTAGAGTTTTTAATCTGGAGCCATTTTCAGATTTAATTTAACCATGATTTCAAAACTGATCAAATCTCATGTGAGGCTGATTGTTGCAGACTTTTGACTCATCCAAACAAATCAAGGttatcattcaatttcagtttcacatttCAAGTGGCGTGCGAAAGTGATTGAATCTCATTTCTTTGCTCAATCCACAGAGTTGGCGTGCCATCCTAGTCACTATCCTTCTCCAACAAACCCCTCTAAAGCTTACTTTTAACGACTGGTTGAATTCTTCCACTAACTTCAACCACTGTGTTGTTTGTTTGGCGAAGTGAGCTGCATTTGCCTGTAAAATCTTGGTTTCCGTGTCCAGCTTTTTTTGATTGACATACGCTTGAGCAACCCTGAAAATACAAGACGAAAGTCTCAAAACAAGAAAATTTGGTTTCAACGATAGAACTTCCATCTAATTCAAAGACCAATCTGTTGTTACTCATCATTATTTGTAACCTTTAATACTGAAGCTTTAAGTTTTCAGTTTAAGAGAGTAAGAGTCACAAACCCTGAGTTAAGATGGTCAACCAAGGCATGTGTCAATGATGTCACTGCTGTAGTtacttcttttttcttcttttctggAAAAAGGATGGAATACAATGAGTTGGATGCATACATTTGTTAAAGCCATTGAATACCCCATATCATGTGCCCGTTAGGCGGCCTATTGATAGAGATTGCTCAAAATCGAAAAGAATCAATCATCAGCCTGATGAGGGGAATGAGCAGTCAATAAGCAGATTGCGTCTTCTCTAGAACATGACCTATTGCTTCTTATAATTATAAAGCCACCGAGCAGCTCATGACAGCTTTATGgcattgctgatgatgatgatgactgatgtTGATGAGAGAGGACGAGTCTATGAGAGAGTATTAATAACAGACTGGACCCACCTTGGCTTTCTTTTCTGGCCGACTGTTTGGCCTGGTGGCCTTTTACCAAACTTGATAACATTTCTGAAACTTGGTCTGAGGGTTAACAGCAAAACATCTTTTCTTAGAGattttaaatttgtattttttttgttttttctgatttcaaaggcaagaacatgaagacatggcTTGGAAAACTGGAAGAAGCACTCAAGCAATCTGAACCAGGAAGTGACTTGCAACACCTCGGGACTATCTTAAAAACATCCGTGAAAGAATATAGTTTCAATTCTGTTTATCCAAATGTTTGGCATGAATTACACCTAAAACACTCCTTGAAATCAACAGAATCAAGCTAATTAAGAGAGATGATTAATCAATGAGCTATATTTCTAGTTAAATAGGTAGCTTTAGCCAATTAATTATTTGTATTCATCCGCGCATCCTCGTCCTCACTATTGGACTTCCCCCGGCACGAGAATGGCAGTGAATGCGGGTTGCATCCCAAACATGGCGGACGTGAAGAATTTAGGTGGACTTTTGCTCCAAATAATCTACTTTTCCACCGGATTACTCGCTTTTAATTTGGACACAAATATTCCAATCGTTAAGAAAAGTAATTCTCCGGGTGACTACTTTGGATTTTCCGTCGCCCAGCATCAAATTCCTTCTCAAGGAGCCGTCACCGGCAGTGTGTAAGTTTGTTTTAACTTCGGAATAACTAATATCGGAGTCATATGTGCATGtagatgtaggcctagtatGTTGTGTATTGTAGTGCATGTTGTACATTGTCGAGGCCCCATGCTTGATCATCTCATCTTATTTGCACAaaattcgaatttcaaaacataCATTTATTTGTAcaacataggcctaggcctatatgccAGCTGCTAAAtaaatttgtcttttttcgctAAATTCAAAATTATGTGCAATGTTATCTCAACTGTGACCTGTGGTAACTTTTCTCATTTTTTCCATTTGTTATTTATGACTACTTCAGTAATTTAAGTTCCTGTTGAAGCTGACACTAGTACCACTGAAAAAACTAAAGTGTTACAAAAATGGAGCATTGGGGAAAAAGCAGCCCGCCGCATAGCCAGCCCAACTAGGACTCGCTCAGAATTTCTCATCTTCagcgaaaccgagactgaaatattcacattgtgttcaactgcattcatttctcattaaattcatcAGTTACcgatgtatgccttagagggggcagaatggcactgttgagacaagaagcctctcccacagccccaggaatattggatagaacggcactgtactgggtcccagtaataaatattgcctcaaggacatatgatattgttctgggacttctgtaagattagttttctccgccaaacccaaaacTGAAGGATCAACAACCTGTGTTTAGTCAGAACTTTGTAAGTAACCACTGTacgccttagagggggcagaatggtactgtttagacaagaagcctctcccacagccccaggaatattggatagaacggcactgtactgggtcccaataataaatattgccataaagacatatgatattgttttgggacttatgtaagattagttttctccgccaaacccaaaacTGAATTGgattaacaccttgtgtttattGGCTTAACATATGCAAACACTTCCTAATGAACCCCCTACAGGAGACAAGTGGCTCTTtgtctccccgactttgacaccctcctgcgaacatatcaatagatcagccagcggtccttggtgtcgccgcgtgggttgaCTATGCCCATTGAACTTGTTTGCATATGCCAGGAacccactatctgacatccataacagtaATATTCCCTATTCAAActgttacagtcgggtgctacaccacagtcgggatagtggggCCAAATATATTTAAAACTTACATTATCCGTTTTAAACATAGGTTGATATTCTTTTaattttataacatcatttaaaTGTAACCCATATTTCACCAATGATTAGCTCTCTGCCAAACCAAAAACTGAAGGATTGGaatcttgtgtttattggctaacaaatggaAACACTTCAAGTGGACCCCCTGAAACACTATTAAATAAATATTTATTGCATTGGCAAAATTGTAGACAAAATGTTTtgtgaaaaattagaaaatGGCATCATGTTCTAGTCTTCTATTCTGTAGAATTTGTTTGGAAGGTGTGATTGTGAACTGAGAAGGTATTGAAAAGATGGCATGTTGCAACAGTGCAGATGACAGTAAGTATTTACCGGTAGATAAAACATGCTTACATGTGAGGTGTAACCACTGAGGGTAGGGCTGTAGTGTCCCTCTCCACTAAAACTGGGCTCTGATTTTCAAACACACCCAGTCTCTGTGCAAGCAAAGTTAGGAATGATTCAAACCAGTTTCTGCCAGTTAATCCTGGTCATGTGACTCATGCTCATGACCTTTATTCTCTAATCTGGCTTTGTATTGTCTTGGTCTCACTGCAGTACTTATAGCTTCACTGTGTGAGCAAGTATGTCTGATTGCTTGTAACAATCAATAAGGGTTTAGGTGACACTCACTTGGGGACCGTCTCAAGATGTGTTGAGGTGAAGGGGGTGAAGATGTTTTCACTCCTGAGCGATCTTCCCTCAGCCTTTCAGTACAAGGtgcaaaggtacatgtaattgataggcctggaaaGTGACTAGTTCAGTATCTGATACCACGGCAACATATTTGACCTAAACTTCATTGACCAATCATGAAAGCTAGCTTGAATTGAAGGGTCTGTCTCCATACTGGCCAGTCTGACTGTTTCATATAGTCATAATAGTGGAGAGTGTTGTAAGCTTTGATTGGTGAATGTAAAGAGAAGCATGTCTGGTCCTGTCAAACATCAGATGGTCACTTTCTCTTGAGGAAAGATAACAAAGTGGTTATTAGTGACTGTGGTCACACACTTCAGCTCTCAGTTTTGCAGTGCTCTCATTCAAAAAGTTGAATTTGGGTGTGAATCGTCTTCCTGGCAGAGCTGGGAATTCAATGGTTTAGGGATACTCATGTAACTCATTATTTCAGGCTAATGGATTATCATAAATGCCATTAGCATTACTCCTGGTTTACTCATCTTATATGTTGGTTTGAACACATCTGAGATGGTTTATAATGGTTTCCTCAGCAGGTATGGGGAGGGTGGGTGAGTTACTGAGTAATAACACAGGTCGCCAGGTAAAGCCAAGATGATCACCTGCCTCTGCCAGTACATTAGTATCTTGGTGTACAACAGgccgacatgtaacaagcactATCACCAATTTTCAATTCAGTTCTAGTTGACAGAATCAAAAGAATTATTGGCAGAATCATCATGTAGAACTTGTTTTCATCAAAGCTATACCCTGGTTGGTGTTATATGTGGAGATTGTCCATTGTCATTGTTCAATGGTCTCTTTATTGGAGGATTATGTTACGTCATCTAGCTCACCTTTAACAATGATGTGCAATCATGCAGAATCGTATGTGTAGTGTCTGTGGTTACTTTCCAAAACCTGACTTATTTGGGGCTCAATAGTACACCAAATGCAGAGGAAGActttattttgtatttatttACACAAGTCACAGACTTACATGTTTGAATAAAAATAAGCTGTTACTGTCAGTATCGGCCAGAGGCCACCTAAAACTCCTACTTGTCAAGATATGGGAGTGCTCTGTTAGCTTTGATAAGATCGTATCCTGTTGTATTCAGAGAAAGGTAACAATTCATTTGAAGTGAAATATGATCTGAGTTGTTGAATCTCTGTCATCTCATTATAAACCTATTACACAGTATTGATTATCATTATCCTGTTTGCCTACAGGTGATTCCTGGTTGGTGCCTCCATGTGTTGTTGAAGGAAGATGCCACATGAACCTTCTATGTTCACCAAGACTGCTGCACCATCAGTCTGCAGAAGTCTCACATGTGATCGCGGACAACATACATAAAGTGTCCTCTTTCTCATCAAATGTGTTGGTTTCGCTCCACCCAAAACCACCAGCATTCAAATCAAAGTGAAAACCACCAGGTTTGATTGAGAAGACAAGGTGGCAACAGGTGTGACATGTTCAGTATGGAAGATTTCAAACTAATAAGCTGCGTAATGATTCTCGCTCTCATTCTCAGTTCACAGCATGGCCTGGTTTGCTCGTTCAGGTCTAACATGTCTGACATGTCTGCAAGGGTTCACTCATCCCTGGGCAGACGGTTCACTCATCCCTGAGCAGGCGGTTCACTCATCCCTGGGCAGGCGGTTCACTCATCCCTGGGCAGACGGTTCACTCATCCCTGGGCAGACGGTTCATCATCCCTGGGCAGACGGTTCACTCATCCCTGGGCAGACGGTTCACTCATCCCTGGGCAGACGGTTCATCATCCCTGGGCAGACGGTTCACTCATCCCTGGGCAGACGGTTCATCATCCCTGGGCAGACGGTTCATCATCCCTGGGCAAACGGTTCACTTATCCCTGGGCAGACGGTTCACTCATCCCATGGCAGGCGGTTCACTCATCCCTGGGCAGACGGTTCATCATCTCTGGGCAGGTGGTTCACTCATCCCTGGGCAGACGGTTCATCATCCCTGGGCAGGCGGTTCACTCATCCCTGGGCAGACGGTTCATCATCCCTGGGCAGGCGGTTCACTCATCCCTGGGCAGACGGTTCATCATCCCTGGGCAGACGGTTCATCATCTCTGGGCAGACGGTTCACTCATCCCTGGGCAGACGGTTCATCATCCCTGGGCAGACGGTTAATCATCCCTGGGCAAACGGTTCACTTATCCCTGGGCAGACGGTTCACTCATCCCATGGCAGGCGGTTCACTCATCCCTGGGCAGATGGTTCATCATCTCTGGGCAGGCGGTTCACTCATCCCTTGGCAGACGGTTCATCCCTGGGCAGGCGGTTCACTCATCCCTGGGCAGACGGTTCATCATCCCTGGGCAGGCGGTTCACTCATCCCTGGGCAGACGGTTCATCATCCCTGGGCAGACGGTTCATCATCTCTGGGCAGACGGTTCATCATCCCTGGGCAAACGGTTCACTTATCCCTGGGCAGACGGTTCACTCATCCCATGGCAGGCGGTTCACTCATCCCTGGGCAGACGGTTCATCATCCCTGGGCAGGCGGTTCACTCATCTCTGGGCAGACGGTTCATCATCCCTGGGCAGGCGGTTCACTCATCCCTGGGCAGACGGTTCATCATCCCTGGGCAGACGGTTCATCATCTCTGGGCAGGCGGTTCACTCATCCCTGGGCAGACGGTTCATCATCCCTGGGCAGGCGGTTCACTCATCCCTGGGCAGACGGTTCATCATCCCTGGGCAGGCGGTTCACTCATCCCTGGGCAGACGGTTCATCATTCCTGGGCAGGCGGTTCACTCATCCCTGGGCAGACGGTTCATCATCTCTGGGCAGGCGGTTCACTCATCCATGTCATCCCTGGGCAGACGGTTCATCATCCCTGGGCAGGCGGTTCACTCATCCCTGGGCAGACGGTTCATCATCCCTTGGCAGGCAGTTCATCATCTTTGGGCAGGTTTGATGCACTGGAGGTTTCATTATGAATGGACTGGTTCAGTAATGGGAAATCTTTCTTACAGCTTGGATTTGCAAGCTTTGTATACATTCTCCACACATGTTAGATTTGCCTTTTTCTGCCAGAGTAGGCCAACATGTCATGCAGTACAAGCATATTTCACCACTtgtcaatgatcatgatgacagaGAATTTTAATAACAGGACAAGAATGCTAGATTGAGTCATTACCACTCTGGCCGAGACAATTATTTTGACCTGATACATGCATCCGTAATGAATACCCCAGTTAGAAAAAGCTTGGTCAAGTACTAAGTAGTCATTCAGTAGACATGGCCCAGATAGGCCTGCTTCAAATTGGTGCCGAAATCAAATGCAGCAACTCTTTCTGTCTCAAAGATGGGGAGAACTTGTTGGTGAAAGAATGAGAAGGGCGAGTTACTCCACCATCATTTAATCATCCAGCAATGTGATCCCGCCAAGTCCCTCTTTCACTCAATTCAACGAGTAGCAGAAATGTCCACTTGTGAAGCAAACCACATTTATCTGTCAACGTTTGAAGAGCTATAAAGTACATTGCAGCACCATCCCCTCTCGGGTGTAATAATGAACCTTGTAAATAGAGTCAATGGATATTGATGGAGGTAATGAATCTGACTCATGCGTTGGTATCGCGAGATCAGGCTTAGATCAAATCTCGATGAATATTTCCATGTAAGATTCATATCTGTCTTGTTATAATGAGACCAGAGGATGCTCAAAACCAAGTGAGAAGTTGTGTCTTTAGTTATCTTGGACTCATTACTTTACTTACATTCAGACACACATCTTATTGACCATGTAGTTGGGTTCAGGGCTGCATCCCCAACCATCAAACAGTAGTCGGGCAGCTGAGCTGTTCAGAACAACTCTGGTGAACACTTTTCAAAAAATACTTGTGTATGTGTTGCCAGTTaaaaaaaatgaatttcaaTGATGAAGCTCTTTAACTAGCTCATTGGTCCAACTTATGTTGGATCACACAAGTCTAACCTCACAACCACCTGTCCCGAGGTGGTCAACAACAGCCATATTATGTCATAGTTTATATTGATTTCTAAAGTTCCTTGTCTGATGGTGTAACAATTGGATCAACCTGAGATTAGGCTGATACATGAGACATGTGAGATGTGCCAGTAACCCTTCAGCTGAGACTTGTTGTGACAGCCGGGCCAATGTCACCACATCGCTTGAGAACATGTTGCCAATGGTTGGACTTCATTTGAAGGCTTAGTTCATTTGTGAAACTGATTCAGTCCCGTTGATCCAAGTGTGAGGCGTCAAACTCAATTGACCCGAGCTACTTCATTCCTTTTGTCTGAATGGATTTACATTGTGTTGGTGTTTAGCTAGCCAAGCTATTACAGTGCAATTCTTGACAATGAATTCACTCTTGTCATTTAAGGTCCTATTGTGTCAGTATTAAATGGCAGTTCACTTATAATGAAAGTGTGTTTTGGCCACTCCTGAGGCCTAATGACTACAATCATGTATGAGACAAAAGTCTATATGAAAAATGTTAAGAATGAAAATGACCGGACTGCTAATATTGTTTTGCCAGCCTGGTGGGCAACTTTGCCACTCTCTGATGGCTGTTGGTGTAAAGATAATAGAGTTGATGGAGTGAAATCATGGTGAAATGAGAAGCAGAGCTTGTCAGACTTGTCAGGGTGGCTGACATCATCGGTCTAACATCATTGGCTCTGCCTCCACTATTTGGCTGATCCTCGTTTGAATGCCTCCGAATGTACTATTGACATGTACTCTTACAATACATCCCTCGAAATGCAACCGAATGACTATAAGGGTCAGCTGGCAGTTGGTGATGATTCAAAGTCTTGTGGTCCATACTTGACTCATTTTTTGAAGCAATTGAAAGTTTGTGAGACTGCATGCAGTGCATTGACCACTGCTTACACTGCTTAAGTTGAGATTTTATTGCCACACCCATAGTGCGATTGGAATCTTTGGAAAGCAATCCTTGGCACCTTCACCCACAGGAAAGTGCAGGGTTGCCCCAGAGCACTTCTCCGTATTCCACCATACATGCCCTTGTTAGGTGCCATGCCTGCTCTTCAATTCTCCCTTATGGCTTTCTAAGTTCTAGGTCATTAGAGTAGGCCCTGAATTCCAACCAAAATAGCAGTAAATGTTTAACTTAGCCtgac
It encodes:
- the LOC135500640 gene encoding biogenesis of lysosome-related organelles complex 1 subunit 1-like isoform X1 — its product is MLSSLVKGHQAKQSARKESQEKKKKEVTTAVTSLTHALVDHLNSGVAQAYVNQKKLDTETKILQANAAHFAKQTTQWLKLVEEFNQSLKEIGDVENWARSIETDMRTISSALEFSYKGSFLATEKPRRAVTTYGRPQSALLEPSILPPGSLNRPSRSRDSW
- the LOC135500640 gene encoding biogenesis of lysosome-related organelles complex 1 subunit 1-like isoform X2, translated to MLSSLVKGHQAKQSARKESQEKKKKEVTTAVTSLTHALVDHLNSGVAQAYVNQKKLDTETKILQANAAHFAKQTTQWLKLVEEFNQSLKEIGDVENWARSIETDMRTISSALEFSYKGEP